The genomic DNA atgactgAGGAAACAGATAATTTACTAACTTTGTGATTGGGCATGGGAGTTTTGCAAGGACGGAAAGGTAAGTGTAATTAACATGTAAATCCAGGCACAGAGTAGTGTTGCCATTGGTGACTGTAGGGTACAATCATGaacacaacacaaagaaaaccTCCTCATtctaaaaaaaggtaaaaatactcACTACTGAATGGACCTCAGTAGTTGCAGCTGTCATCTGACTTTCTAGCAGGGCTAACTAGGAGGCAGCAGAACCATGCCTATCACTCCCCACTCTGGTCTCCATATTGAAATCAGCTCTAGAACAGTGGCTTCTTACAGAGGTCAGGTGAGGACTGAAGAATCAGAGATGGCAGACTTTTCCTCCTTCTCGGTAGGTGTGTACTCCTCTGTTGCCCCCAAGAAGAGAGATGTTTAGAGACTCCCTCCATAGAGCTGCTTCACATGGCAGCTGGGTGTTCCCAGTGCCAGTGATGtctgagagaaagagacagaggaagagagagagacggagagaaggggtgaactgaaaaataaaagaggaagctACAGTTTCAATTATAACGTAATCTCAGTGGTAACATACCACCATTTCTGCCATATTTTGTTGGTCACAGAAACCACGGAAACCAATCTTGATATAATGTGGTGGGGACTACTTAAGATTGCTCATATTAGATAGTAGAGATATTGCACAAGACTATCTCAGAGTGACAACGATTTGATAAATAATTAAAGCAGGTTTAGGAGAATAAGGGGTTCTGTGTATTCGAAGAAGGCTTTAATGTGATAAGATGTGAGCATACTtgaataaaacacaaacacatgccTAATAAAGTTAGGAATAAACTTGGCAAGTTGAAAGAATGTTAAGAAGGCCAACTGTAGTGTCCAAATAAATCAACAGATTcaatctttatcaaaataccaatgtcatttttcaaagaattggttaaaaaaaatccaaaattagtcatggaagcaaaaaaataaaacaatcaaaagaCCCAAAGCAATCCtagggaaaataaacaaatttggaAGTGTTGCATTGCCTGAATTCAAATTATGTAACAAGACTAAAGTAATGAAAACAGGATATGACTGGTCTAAAAATAGGCATAtggatcagtggaacagaataaaagatCCAGAAACGAAGCGACATATTTGCAGGCAACTGATCTTTAACGATGCAGACAAGAACTCACACTTGGGAAACACCACACATTTCagtaaatgatgctgagaaaattggattgccatatgcagaagaatgaacctGGAACCCTATCTCTCACATCTCTCATATAGAAAactaactcaggatggattaaagacttaaatgtagaaccTGGGCATATATTAATGCAAGAAGAAAACTGGTGGACATTGGCTGAGAAAAGAACTTATGGCTAACACGTGAAAACCACAGGCAACAAATACCAAATTGGACAAATGGCACTTAATTTAGCTAAAATAttctacaaacaaaataaatcaacagtgtcaacagacaacctgcagagggaaaatatttgtaaactatgcatcctACAGGGAACTAATATGCAGagtatacaaggaactcaaactactcaacaacaacaaaaatcaattaaaaatagacagaggacatgaatagatgtgtttcaaaagaagacctacaaatggccaacagtaaATGAAAacgtgttcaacatcactaatcgtcaGAGTAATGtgaatgaaaaccacaatgagatgtcatcttacCTCAGTCAGAATGACTGTGAATAAAAGGGTGAAAAATAACAGCTGttagcaaggatatggagaaaggagaACTCTTATACAtccttggtgggaatgtaaatcaatacaccttctatggaaaacagtatgatttctcaaagaactaaagctAGAACTATATTTCCATTGaacaatcctactactgggtatctccTCAAAGGAAAAGTAGTCAATGTATCAAATATATACCTTTATCTGTATGTTTACTGTAGCAACATTCACGGGTAAAAAGATATTGAATCAACAATGTATCCATCAATGAATGATTGGATTAAAACTGCAACTATATGTATACAATAATACACTACTCAGTCAGAAAGACAGAATGAAATCACACGGCCACAGACAATATGCATGGAATGAGTCTTTTCTAAGCAAAACAGGCCTGAtcttgaaaatcaaaataatataacATGTTCTCACCTCGGTAAGTGGTTACAAAGAATGTAGTTTGCCCCGGATGTGGAGAGTGAAAATGACAGACAATGAATATTTGGgaatatgggaggcagagggattGTATAGTGAGGTATGAATAAATGCAGGTTATTGACGGATGAGTACCGCAGAATGCCGGACCTAAGCACTAATACTTAATCTTGAGTAACAAAATCAAacttctatttctgcaaaaatgcttattttaataaatagaaaatctaagcATAATGCTTCTGTACCCCGCCATAAAAAGAAGACAATGACCAGTGTGGCCATAGCAGAATGAATTAGGTGTAAAGCATCCCCCAATTCCACAGAGAGTTAGGGGGCAATACATAGCACTTTAGCATAGGTTAAAAttagcagctgggcacagtgactcacatctataatcccagcactttgggagtatgAGGCAGGCGgttgacaaggtcaggagtttaagacaaacctggccaactttgtgaaactctgactctattaaaattcagaaaattagctgggtttggtggcacgcacctgtaaccccagctacacgggaggctgaggcaggagaataccttgaacataggaggcggaggttgcagcgagctgagaactctgccactgcactccagcctggggagaaacagagcaagactctggttccaaaaaaaaaaaatagcatctgGTTCTTACAGAGTAAAAGTGGTAACAATCAACTGGAAaacatagaaaactaatataatttttaaacggCCATGGTGGGTAATTAACTGTTGGGAAACAAATAGAACTATTTGGTGTAAACTGCAGATGAGGTTTGCTTAGATGGGCTGATAAAGATGAAAGTAATGAAACAGGCTTCATTAGGACGTTATTTTGAAGCTTGAACTTCACAATCATAACATAGCTTATTTGACTAGATGTAATGtgatgaaagaggaaaagagtcAAGAAAAAATCCTAGTTTGCTTAATTAATTAGATGAATTCTTTATCAAGACAAAAAAGACTTGGAAGAGGAAGAACTTTGTAGCTGTaggagggaagaggcagaggtaggagaaacCCTGGAGACAGGGGGAGGTTCCTGGAAGATTGACAGAGTGTTCCCAAAAGAAGGGTAGGATCAACGGTGTTAAACTGCCAAGGGGTCAAGGAGATGCAGGACTGAGGATTGACTCCTAAATGAGTGGAATGGAGGCAATACATGACCTTCACAGACTGGAAGGGGAAAGAACAAAAGCATCTATAATGTGTGCATAAGAAAAAATTGGAAGTGGGGGGGTGAGGAAATAATCACATACATAAGTTTCAAGAATTTTTGCAATAAAAATGGCAGTGAAATAATATGCTAGGAAAGAAGCACTAAGTCTTAGGAAGGCTTCTGTAGAAATGGGTGATGTTTCAGCAGACTTTGGCTGATTGAAATAATCCCATAGAGCATAGATGTAAGAATCAGGAGACAAAAGGGTCACATGCAGAAGCAAAAATCCTTGACTGGGCAATGTGGTTCAGAATCAGGTGGGAAGTTAAGAGATAGGAGTAGGAAGGCTTCACCTGTGATAATACGAGAGAAACCACAGATCTGGGATTCAACTGAATGTGGGTTGCTCAACTTACTGGTGGTTATGGTGAGATCattctgttctgatttttctgactttttagcGAATTATCTGAGGTTATCAGTGGGCACAGAGGCAGTTTCTAATATTCAACCTTCCTTGTTGAGAAGCAGACATGCCAGTATCTGCAAGGTTTTGGGTATGTTTGTTATCTCATTAGCCTCCGTACTCTAAGGTGGTTGTtatgattattctcattttagatgAGTATATTGAAGCCCAGAGAGTCTAAGTGTCCTTTTAAGAGTCAAGAGATAGTAAGAAAAAGAGTTAGGTCTTCACTAAAATCTGAGAGTGTCCAAATTCTTTGCTCCTTTAAATCATGCTGCCTCTTTAATGAAATCCATTCAGGTTTCAATAAAGAATGGTGAGAAACATAGGAAAAGAGATAAGTGATCACTGTTGATCACTGTTAAAATAGGGTAAATGGGAGAGAAGGTTGTGGGGTTCAGAAACACAGAACCATATTCATTCCCTTGAAACTGAACTcagtttcttagaaattataAGGATTTCTTTCAGCTTCTGTGACTTGTTTGCATTTGTTGTGTTTCTTTGTCCTTAAGATTTCTGGAATATcagtaaacaatctgaaaataattttaaaatttctatttgtgcTATAGAAGTCAGAgaaaggccaggcaaggtggctcacacctataatcccagcagtttcagaggccaaagcaagtggatcacctgaagtcaggagatggagaccagcctggctaacatggtgaaatctcatttctactaaaaatacaagaattagccatgCATGATGCTGGGCACCTATAACCTCAgatacttggaaagctgaggcagtagaataccttgaacccaggagatgcaAGGGGCAGTGGgccaagaatgtgccactgcactccagcttgggtgaaaaAAACTCCATATCGACGGCGGGGGGAAATTAATAGAAAACAGGGAAGTAGAGAAACAGTAAAACCTTTTTTCACGGCAGCTGGCTAAATTAGGATTAAGCAGGAGGGAAGCTACCTGGAGCATCAAGGAGAAGGGTTCCTGGATGTTCTTAGAATGTCATCTTGGTCCTCAGATCCCACATTCACAAACATTGAGAAACAGACACCACAATCAGAAATTGCAAGCTGATGATTTTATTGGTATATTGAAGTTAGAGCTATGACCTCCTTCCTCCAATGTCACGGCATTTGAATCATTTGAATCACTGTCATCTTCTTTTTCACTTCCTGAAACAAACAGACAAGGACGTTCATAGACCGGACTTGACATGGCAGGAAATGTCTAATTCCTCCCTGGAGTTACTGCAGTAGAGTACATGACAGCCCAtcccctctctccccatcccttcTACCTCCTGTGTTTCCTTCCTTAGTTTTTGTGTGCTCCCTCTTTTGATGCCCTTCCATTGCACAAAATGTGCTCCAAATCATTCCTTACGTGATGAAGAGATAAGATCATTCCTAACTTGTTATTACTTGCTGCTGAGTTTGTTCAGGGATACATTTACACAGATGGTAACTGGAACATATTCTATAATAGTGAGAAGTTGAAACCACCCTCAGTGTCCAGTGACagggattggataaagaaatcaCAGCATACCACATAATGGAGTAgcataaaattgtaaaaacaaacagataaccACTGAAGAGATCTACTTAGCTTCCTAAACTCATGTGGAAATgttcaaagaaatgtattttttaaatgactaacaTATGTACCTGCATATAAATTATGCTATTAGTTCTGAGGGAAAACTCTTCTAATTGTCAATGtacacataaatatttcaaaaagaagatgCCATACAGTTAACGGTGGTAGTTTTCTGAAGGCTGGAAGGCAGGTAGGATGAGTTATGCCTTTAAATTTAGcttcatattttttcattccaCTAGATATTTGTTGCAAGCTTAATCACGTACTTATTGAaaagtaagaatttaaaatatgagaCACCATTTAGCTGCTGAAAGTTCAGGGACCACTTGGCAGGAATACTGGACTAAAGAGGCTGGAGTGAGGCAGGACAGAGCAAACAGTGCACAGGTGAAAACTTTAAATGGGAGGTCTCTGAGTTTGTGGACAGAAAACAGAGTGCCAGAGCGAACATGGTACTACTTCCTCATTGCCAATACAATTTAAGACAGATTATTAGAAATATTGCTTCTCAACATCAGAATTCCTTAAAGAGCTTGTTACAAATATAGGGCCTTGTTACCCATTTCCAGAATATCTGAACACAAATCTTTAGAAATGGGTTCTACGACAAAACAATGTCAATGGGTTTTTAGTTGATTCTTTGGCACAGTAAAGCTGGAGACCTGTAGCAATTAGAGCACTTGGTGAAGAATCAACTGGAATCATACCTGTCATTGAATCCTAGATTACTGGGGAGACTGTCCCTGGGGAGGTCCGGCGGGTCTGCCCCCTTGAGGAGGGGATGGTGGTCCCTGGGGCCTTCCAGCAGGAGGTGGCCGAGCCTGCTGGGGATTGCCTCCTTGTTGGGGTGGTCCTTGTGGCTTTCCTGGAGGTGGGGGACCTTGAGGTTTGTTGCCTCCTTGTTTGGGTGGTCCTTGTGGCTTTCCTGGAGGTGGGGGACCTTGAGGTTTCTTGTCTCCTTCTTGGGGTGGTCCTTGTGGCTTTCCTGGAGGTGGAGGACCTTGAGGTTTGTTGCCTCCTTGTTGGGGTGGTCCTTGTGCATTTCCTGGAGGAGACTGGGGACCTTGGGGCTTCTTGCCTCCTTGTTGGGGTTGTCCTTGTTGATGttctggaggagaaagagagaagagaaagacagagtaAAAGCCCACACAAGATTCACTGAATAGTTGCAGTAAATTTTGATCAGCTAGGGTAACAAGCTGAGGGGGAACCGCACAACAATGGGACCAAGACActaatttctttgcatttttggtaaagacaTAGAACACTGGAATAGAACGCTGGGGAAGAACAAAGCAGTTGGGGGACTCTCCGTATAAAGAAGAGTCAGAATGAGGATGTTGCGCATTTGTCTGTCATCTCCCAGCAGGCACTCCTGGTCGGGGAATGAGACAACCCACTCCTGCTGACATCTAAGTCAAGCATCTCTGCCATTCAATTTTGTGGGCTGCTCACGGTCCCCAGAATCAGGGTTGCAGGAAGATTGCCTGTATTATTAGGGGCACTAATATTCATCAATTCCTGAAAGGTTAATGTTGATAAGAAGACACTGGAGAGCTGATCCATTCATCAGCAGAAAAAGACAGTCAAAACAGATTGAGAATAAACTGGGATTTACCTGATATTAGGGAGGGAGATTCTTCCTGGCCGACATCTAGAAGAGAAGCACAGGACGATGGGAAAAGTTACATCTCGAATCTTTCAAGACTCACAAGTGTTCTACAGGGAAAAGAGTCTTGTCACCACACCCCATGCATCTCCTAAGTTAACCCGTCAGCCACTGTCTGTGAAGCTGCTGAAAGGGAGGAAGGTGTAAGAAGAGGCAGGGTTCTTACGACAGAGCAGCAGCCATGAACTCAACATAGAAGAGccccttttttccctccctgGCATCCTCAAGACTTAATGCTGATTCTTAGTTTACACATGCCAGGACTTCAATGTGATAGTTTGATATTCTTATGCCCTCCACCTCCTAGAAATACATTGCTTCTGCATGCATGCTTCTCAATTATATAACCAGAAGTAATCACAATACACCCACTCCATACCACTCCCAGCACATTGAAATACCTCTACATAGGGAGAGAAAATGACAATGATTGGTTATTCTGATATTTCTGTGAGCCCTAGTTAGACAGAGACAAGTAACCCATCcaattctctgtctctcttccagTACAGATGTATTTATTCCATCATCGATGCTGATTCACTGCACAGCAAGGCCACCATCATCCTCTATACTTCCTGAGATCAGTATAGGTTGTTCACAGCTGGACTTCCCTGAATCTGCCTTGCATTTTCCACTGCATCCTTCACAGCACAATCGTATCTCTCTATAAATGCAAATCTTACCTTCTCATTCCCCTGGAACAAACTGTTTATTGGATTTCATTGTAcgttaaataaattagaaacccTTAGTGTGGAATGAGGGTGCAATCGGTCTCCTGATCCCAGGCCTGAAAACTCTGCAGCCCCATCTGggttttcattctcttctcttccccctaATTACCATTATCACCTCCTAAGCCCCACGCAGAGTCATTGTATCCTCTTCCCCTTCTGTTTTACCTTCATGTAAGTTCTGAGCTGAGCTCAGGGCCAGCAGGGCCACTGACAGCAGAATCAACAGCATCTGCAGGAGGCTCTTCTGGAGTTGGGTTCTCACACTGTGTGCTGGGAGGACGGGGGCAGCCCCTTATAAAGAGAAGTAAAACAATGGCAGCTTCTCTCAGCTCCACACTGGGGGGCCTCACCACCTCAGAGACTGGGCTCTGCTTTGCTCACTGCAGGTCAGGTGTATCCCTTATCTTTCTTTGATACTCTAGCCCAGAGGGATGAGTTGGGTCGGATATGTTGTTAGTGTCTTATTTCTAAAAGGTACAACTGTGACATGAACAATGGTTTTAAAGGAACTGTGTCCAAGCCATCAGCACTGTGTCATAATTGAACTTTAGATATCATTAGAGTTTCAGTCTTATAGGTAAGACTATTATCCACTTTTCACTGGGCtacttatttctgtttatgtgtgtgtgagcaGTGATGCTACAGCCAGCAGTGAAGATGGTCAATATCTCTGGATCTTTTTATGCCCTATTTCCATTTCTTGTGATGTGTATgtacagatattttcatatttagcTAAATTTTTGATGCGATAGAGATGGCTTCTGCTATCTGTGAGATGTGTGAGGACAGCACACTCCGGGACACACATAGATGACAGAATGCTGCCCCGCAGCCTGCTCAGGCTACAGATATTGTTCAAGCTTCTGTGGATCTGACTCAGCTTAGGCAAAGCTTGGTGCTGTACAACACAGGAAGGCtgaaattgtgtattttaaagtatttttagggGTTATTAATGCAAAATGAACACAGAAACCACTTGGAGATTTCTAGACCTGAGAAAACTGAATACAGAGTTCTGTGAGGGAGCCAGGCGATGTTATGTCGCTAAAGCTTCCTTCATGGTCTTCCCTTTCTCTAGAATATTCTATAAAATTCACCCACTCCTGTGCCATTTGCCAAGATCATtagaaaagcgcagtattagggtgggagtgacctgattttcccggtgccgtctgtcacagcttctgttggctgggaaagggaattctatttacaatagcaaagacttggaaccaacccaaatgcccatcaatgatagacgggattaagaaaatgtggcacatatacaccatggaatactatgcagccataaaaaaggatgagttcatgtcctctgtagggacatggatgaagctggaaagcatcattctcagcaaactattgcaaggacaaaaaaaacaaacactgcatgttctcaccatagatgggaattggacaatgagaacacttggacacagggaggggaatatcacacactggggcctgttgtgggatgggggaggggcgacggatagcattaggagatatacccaatgtaaatgacgagttaatgggtgcagcacaccaacacggcacatgtatacatatgtaacaacctgcacgttgtgcacatgtaccgtagaatttaaagtataacaaaaaaaacaaattttaaaaaaacatatcagtgttataaaaatgtatgaataaatgaatgaaagaatgaatgcgTGAATGAGGGAACTCTTCTAGATCAAAACAAACTAAAGAGACTCAATGGAATGCAATGTGCAACACTTGATTAACGTCTAGTTTGGAaacaagaaagacagaaagaagtatTTGGAAGAATTGGGGAATGTGAATGTGGATTAACTATTAGATGATATTGTGGAATCACTGAATTCGAGTTTCTGATGCAGGAGGTGATAATGGTATTGTTGACGTATAAGAGAGTGTCCTTGTTCTTCAGAGCTGCAGGCTGAAGCATTTAGTGACAGAGTGTCAAGATAtctgcaacttactttcaaa from Papio anubis isolate 15944 chromosome 9, Panubis1.0, whole genome shotgun sequence includes the following:
- the LOC103881672 gene encoding basic salivary proline-rich protein 1-like, whose product is MLLILLSVALLALSSAQNLHEDVGQEESPSLISEHQQGQPQQGGKKPQGPQSPPGNAQGPPQQGGNKPQGPPPPGKPQGPPQEGDKKPQGPPPPGKPQGPPKQGGNKPQGPPPPGKPQGPPQQGGNPQQARPPPAGRPQGPPSPPQGGRPAGPPQGQSPQ